A section of the Candidatus Poribacteria bacterium genome encodes:
- a CDS encoding IS4 family transposase, protein MEYFLYNVEKAIVVNSTKKEVFPMSILQQVPDKMQTIFQTLPDEAAVGVGLVERKRKLTGSALTQILVLGWLENPEASYQYLTETAASLGIQGSRQALEQRLTAETAEMLKLTLEGAVTEMLEVSHPRQVPALLEEFSGVFVQDSTYIRLPDELHETWKGSPKKNHPQKTGLKLHLCFDVLTGGFQHFHLTDAVTADSTAMKTASPLPQGSLRLADLAYFSLDEFEKLTENGIYWISRLKANSYLSDETGARLDLENMLKAEENTFSRKRIRIGKTKQLQGYLIAQRLSEAETNKRRCSIRHRAKRKAQTPSKTLLRLAGWNLYMTNIEPHRLTPKQICAIVGIRWQIQLIFKCFKSLSKMHVSRIQKPYRILSEIYAKLIAVLIQNAVMLATGYRHIQHSFFKAARYIIGFAREIAASFHHSKNQLRNTLKTIKQTFEKGGTFQRTLGKNTTFRKLKEATENP, encoded by the coding sequence ATGGAATACTTCTTGTATAATGTAGAAAAGGCAATAGTGGTTAATTCTACAAAAAAAGAGGTATTTCCAATGTCCATTTTACAACAAGTGCCTGATAAAATGCAAACGATTTTTCAAACCCTCCCCGATGAAGCCGCCGTCGGTGTCGGACTCGTCGAAAGAAAACGAAAACTTACCGGCAGTGCCCTGACGCAAATCCTGGTCTTGGGATGGCTCGAAAACCCAGAGGCGAGTTATCAGTACCTCACCGAAACCGCTGCGTCCTTGGGGATACAAGGCAGTCGTCAGGCACTTGAACAGCGGCTGACGGCTGAAACCGCTGAAATGTTGAAACTGACGCTTGAGGGAGCCGTTACGGAAATGCTTGAAGTGAGTCATCCTCGGCAAGTCCCGGCGCTGCTTGAGGAGTTTAGCGGTGTCTTTGTTCAAGATTCCACGTATATTCGCCTCCCGGATGAACTCCATGAGACGTGGAAAGGTTCCCCGAAAAAGAATCATCCTCAGAAGACAGGTTTGAAACTTCATCTCTGCTTTGATGTGCTTACGGGGGGCTTTCAACACTTCCATCTCACCGATGCCGTGACGGCGGATAGCACTGCCATGAAGACCGCCTCGCCACTCCCGCAGGGAAGTTTACGCCTCGCAGACTTGGCGTATTTTTCGCTTGATGAGTTTGAGAAACTTACTGAAAACGGTATCTACTGGATCTCCCGGTTGAAAGCCAACTCGTATCTGTCTGATGAAACCGGGGCACGACTTGATTTAGAAAACATGCTCAAAGCCGAAGAAAACACCTTCAGCCGCAAACGTATCCGCATCGGGAAAACAAAGCAACTTCAGGGGTATCTCATCGCCCAACGCCTTTCCGAAGCAGAAACGAATAAACGCCGATGCTCCATCCGACACCGTGCCAAACGCAAAGCCCAAACCCCCTCAAAAACGCTCTTACGTCTCGCAGGGTGGAACCTTTATATGACGAATATAGAACCACACCGACTCACACCGAAACAGATTTGTGCCATCGTCGGCATCCGATGGCAGATTCAACTCATCTTCAAGTGTTTCAAAAGTCTCTCAAAGATGCACGTCTCCCGAATCCAGAAACCCTATCGCATCCTCTCTGAAATCTATGCCAAACTCATCGCTGTGTTGATTCAAAATGCCGTCATGTTAGCAACCGGCTACCGACATATACAACACAGTTTCTTCAAAGCAGCAAGATATATCATAGGATTCGCCAGGGAGATCGCCGCGAGTTTTCACCACTCAAAAAACCAACTTCGCAACACTTTGAAAACCATAAAACAGACTTTTGAAAAGGGGGGCACTTTTCAGAGAACCCTTGGAAAAAACACAACCTTTCGCAAACTCAAAGAGGCCACGGAAAACCCCTAA
- a CDS encoding type II toxin-antitoxin system HicA family toxin yields the protein MKVRELIKLIEDDGWYHIKTEGSHRQFKHPTKKGKVTVPGKMSKDVPKGTRNSVLKQAGLKS from the coding sequence ATGAAGGTAAGAGAACTCATAAAACTGATCGAAGATGATGGGTGGTATCATATCAAGACAGAAGGCAGTCATCGGCAATTTAAACATCCAACAAAAAAGGGCAAAGTAACGGTTCCTGGCAAAATGAGCAAAGATGTTCCAAAAGGCACACGCAACAGTGTTCTGAAACAAGCGGGACTCAAGTCATGA
- a CDS encoding HsdR family type I site-specific deoxyribonuclease produces MSERSAVQVPMLKYADEIGWQPVSSSEAMQMRGGNTAALYFLDVLKAQLLKLNKGIVDDSNCDDVIRQLGLLNATLEGNQEALLWIRGERSTFVASENRERNVTLIDFENPDNNLFHVTDEWEQQNAAQRNRADVVFLINGIPVAIVEAKNASKPDGLALGVEQIRHYHSETPEMFTTAQLFGVTQLLDFFYCVTWNTSRKNLFNWKTDEPTNYEQKIKTFFDRNRILKVLQQSIIFHSKDDQLTKIVLRQHQTRAVEKVIERVHDPNKRRGLVWHTQGSGKTLTMITIAARLLRGEQQAEKPTVLMVVDRNELESQLFRNITGYGITTLEVAQSKDDLEEILSSDYRGLVVSMIHKFDKRPANLNMRESVVVLIDEAHRTTGGDFGNYLMATLPNATYIGFTGTPIDRVSKGEGTFKVFGVDDEQGYLDKYAIVESIEDGTTVPLNYALASSDLRVDREMLEREFLNLVVTEGMSDLEELNAILDRAVQLKQMMKAPERVDGITEYVAKHFQDTVEPMGFKAFLVAVDREACALYKQALDKHLSPEYSEVVYSENNQDAAFMKTYHRASDEEKDIRKKFIDKNEQPKILIVTQKLLTGFDAPILYCMYLDKPMRDHVLLQAIARVNRPYEDEDGLVKPAGFVLDFVGIFENLEKALAFHSDEVTSVIRNIDVLKNDFAKRMREDAAVYLPLTTGWDDKAKERAIEHFEDKDDREAFFKLFKGLQNLYDILSPDVFLRPFIADYQALATLYGLIRNAYSDRTYVDKELTAKTRELLQTHTESHLFDLPDAVYELGTDTLQQMDQSDISDTVKVLNLQKALHRTVANEGSSKPFLISIGERAEAVTESYESRQVATQDILAEFRRLAEECSLAARESERLGMDENTFAVYTVLKNVIEDVNPDQARAVDQVFAQFSDYQWNEQEEKELRAMLYKTLRPTVGTKELIETTNKLLRLERV; encoded by the coding sequence ATGTCTGAACGCTCCGCCGTCCAAGTACCGATGCTCAAATACGCCGATGAAATCGGTTGGCAGCCTGTTTCTTCGTCAGAAGCGATGCAGATGCGTGGTGGCAATACTGCCGCGCTTTACTTTCTTGATGTCCTGAAAGCACAACTCTTGAAACTCAATAAGGGTATCGTAGACGATTCCAACTGCGATGACGTTATACGGCAACTCGGTTTGCTCAATGCGACGCTTGAAGGAAATCAGGAAGCACTTTTATGGATACGTGGTGAAAGATCAACTTTTGTTGCCAGTGAGAACCGAGAGCGCAATGTCACCCTAATCGACTTTGAAAACCCCGATAATAATCTGTTTCATGTTACCGATGAATGGGAACAGCAAAACGCAGCCCAACGCAATCGCGCCGATGTAGTATTCCTGATTAACGGGATTCCCGTGGCAATAGTGGAAGCAAAGAACGCTAGCAAACCGGACGGATTGGCACTCGGTGTTGAGCAAATCCGCCACTACCACAGCGAAACCCCAGAGATGTTCACCACTGCACAACTCTTCGGTGTCACACAACTCCTTGACTTCTTCTACTGCGTGACGTGGAACACCAGCCGCAAAAATCTGTTCAACTGGAAAACCGACGAACCCACCAACTACGAACAGAAGATCAAAACCTTTTTCGACCGCAATCGTATCCTCAAAGTATTACAGCAATCCATTATTTTCCACAGCAAAGACGATCAACTCACCAAAATTGTGTTGCGTCAGCACCAGACGCGGGCAGTGGAGAAGGTGATTGAACGGGTTCACGATCCAAACAAACGGCGCGGGCTTGTCTGGCACACACAAGGCAGTGGTAAAACCCTGACCATGATTACGATTGCTGCCCGTCTCCTACGCGGCGAGCAGCAGGCGGAAAAGCCAACGGTGTTGATGGTCGTTGATCGGAATGAACTGGAGAGCCAACTTTTTAGAAACATCACCGGTTACGGCATTACCACGCTTGAGGTCGCACAGAGCAAGGACGACTTGGAAGAAATTCTATCCTCCGATTATCGCGGCTTGGTCGTGTCCATGATTCATAAGTTCGACAAGAGACCTGCGAACCTTAACATGCGTGAGAGCGTCGTCGTGTTGATTGACGAGGCGCACCGGACAACCGGTGGCGATTTCGGAAACTATTTGATGGCAACTCTTCCGAATGCGACCTATATCGGTTTTACCGGCACGCCAATTGACAGGGTTTCCAAAGGCGAAGGAACTTTTAAGGTGTTCGGTGTAGACGACGAACAGGGCTATCTTGATAAATACGCAATCGTGGAATCCATTGAAGATGGCACCACTGTGCCGTTGAATTACGCCCTTGCCTCCTCCGATTTGCGGGTTGACCGAGAGATGTTGGAACGGGAATTTCTAAACCTCGTCGTAACGGAAGGAATGAGCGATCTGGAGGAACTCAACGCTATCCTTGACCGCGCTGTTCAGTTGAAGCAGATGATGAAAGCACCTGAGCGGGTAGATGGCATCACTGAATATGTCGCCAAACACTTCCAAGACACTGTAGAGCCGATGGGCTTCAAGGCGTTTCTGGTGGCTGTGGACCGTGAGGCGTGTGCGTTGTATAAGCAGGCATTGGATAAACATCTATCGCCGGAGTATTCAGAAGTGGTCTATTCTGAAAACAATCAAGACGCTGCATTTATGAAAACGTATCACCGCGCCTCAGACGAGGAAAAGGACATTCGCAAAAAATTCATTGACAAGAATGAACAGCCGAAGATTTTGATTGTAACCCAGAAGTTATTGACCGGTTTCGATGCCCCGATTCTCTATTGTATGTATCTCGATAAGCCGATGCGTGATCATGTGCTGTTGCAGGCGATCGCGCGGGTCAACCGCCCTTATGAGGACGAAGATGGTTTGGTGAAGCCTGCTGGTTTCGTATTAGATTTTGTCGGCATCTTTGAAAACCTCGAAAAGGCACTCGCCTTCCATTCCGATGAAGTAACAAGCGTGATTCGGAATATTGATGTCCTCAAAAACGATTTCGCCAAACGAATGCGTGAAGACGCAGCGGTGTATTTACCTCTTACCACTGGTTGGGATGACAAGGCGAAAGAACGAGCTATTGAGCATTTTGAGGACAAAGACGATCGAGAGGCTTTCTTCAAGCTCTTCAAAGGGTTGCAAAATCTGTATGACATACTTTCACCGGATGTCTTTTTACGTCCGTTTATAGCGGATTATCAGGCATTAGCAACCCTCTATGGATTGATTCGTAATGCATATTCCGATCGGACTTACGTTGATAAGGAATTGACTGCCAAGACGCGAGAACTCTTACAAACGCATACGGAGAGCCATCTGTTTGATTTACCAGATGCCGTTTATGAATTAGGCACGGATACCTTGCAGCAAATGGATCAGAGCGATATATCCGATACAGTCAAGGTACTGAATTTACAGAAAGCACTGCATAGGACGGTGGCAAATGAAGGTAGCTCCAAACCGTTTCTGATTTCTATTGGGGAACGCGCAGAAGCAGTCACAGAGTCTTATGAAAGCCGTCAGGTTGCAACACAAGATATATTGGCTGAGTTCCGGCGGTTAGCAGAGGAATGCTCACTTGCCGCAAGAGAAAGCGAACGCCTCGGCATGGATGAGAATACCTTCGCAGTCTATACGGTTCTCAAAAATGTTATAGAAGATGTTAATCCAGATCAGGCGCGAGCCGTTGATCAAGTGTTCGCGCAATTTTCCGATTATCAGTGGAATGAGCAAGAAGAAAAAGAGTTGAGGGCAATGCTCTATAAAACGTTAAGACCTACCGTTGGCACAAAAGAACTCATTGAAACAACAAATAAATTATTGCGGTTGGAGCGCGTATGA
- a CDS encoding M48 family metallopeptidase, whose protein sequence is MNASREDLKGTVGQWADRIGVKVREIHLRQMERKWASISMKGRLTLNIDLLNLPEALTEYVIVHELVHLLVPNHGKLFKNFMSAYLPDWEERQDRLKSF, encoded by the coding sequence ATGAACGCCAGTAGAGAGGATTTGAAAGGGACAGTAGGGCAGTGGGCAGACCGTATCGGTGTGAAGGTGCGGGAGATTCATCTCCGTCAGATGGAGCGGAAATGGGCATCTATATCAATGAAGGGACGATTGACGCTCAACATCGACCTACTCAATTTGCCGGAGGCGTTGACGGAATACGTGATTGTTCATGAATTGGTGCATTTGCTTGTCCCGAATCACGGTAAGTTGTTTAAGAATTTCATGTCTGCGTATCTTCCGGATTGGGAAGAGCGGCAGGATCGTTTGAAATCGTTTTGA
- a CDS encoding DUF2088 domain-containing protein — MALPKMTRIQQRFEAPVLTDLPAAIHAELARINAAAIIKPGETVAITAGSRGVANVATAVKATADYLKTLGAHPFVVPAMGSHGGATPEGQRSVLEHYGITEETVGAPVKATMEVVELGKTADGLPVFFDRYAAEADHVIPLNRIKAHTDFNGSIESGLMKMMVIGLGKQQGANFYHRAFFQYGFEHVITAVGGFILDSGKIAFGIGLIENAHEDTAKAVAMPAAQLLQTERELLVEAKSLMGRLPFDDLDLLIVDWTGKNMSGTGMDTNVIGRMMQNFEPEPAKPAILRIFVRDLTEESDGNATGIGLADFTTTRLVDKIDRHSTYMNGITALGPQKSKIPFYYDTDREAIEVALDTIGLTEPEDARVIRIESTLRLTELDISEVLLEDAKLHSRLEVIGETKPLAFDAAGNLLPF; from the coding sequence ATGGCACTTCCAAAAATGACACGGATCCAACAGCGGTTTGAGGCACCCGTTCTCACCGATCTCCCCGCAGCGATCCACGCGGAACTGGCGCGGATTAACGCAGCTGCTATTATTAAACCCGGCGAGACTGTCGCTATTACCGCGGGGAGCCGCGGTGTTGCGAATGTCGCGACTGCAGTCAAGGCGACTGCTGATTATCTCAAAACACTCGGTGCGCACCCCTTTGTCGTTCCAGCAATGGGAAGCCACGGTGGTGCAACTCCGGAAGGACAGCGGAGTGTGCTGGAGCATTACGGTATCACCGAAGAAACCGTCGGGGCACCGGTGAAAGCGACAATGGAAGTCGTGGAACTCGGAAAGACAGCAGATGGTTTGCCCGTTTTTTTTGATCGGTATGCCGCTGAGGCGGATCACGTTATCCCGCTCAATCGCATTAAGGCGCACACAGATTTCAACGGATCCATCGAGAGCGGCTTGATGAAGATGATGGTTATCGGACTCGGCAAACAACAGGGAGCAAACTTCTACCACCGCGCATTTTTTCAGTACGGCTTTGAGCACGTTATCACTGCTGTGGGGGGTTTCATCCTCGATAGCGGCAAGATCGCTTTCGGTATCGGTTTGATTGAGAACGCACACGAAGATACTGCGAAAGCGGTCGCGATGCCCGCCGCACAACTCCTTCAAACCGAACGTGAACTGCTTGTTGAGGCGAAATCGCTGATGGGACGACTCCCGTTCGACGATCTGGATCTGCTCATCGTGGATTGGACAGGTAAAAACATGAGCGGCACGGGTATGGATACAAACGTCATCGGCAGAATGATGCAGAACTTTGAGCCGGAACCCGCAAAACCGGCGATTCTCCGAATATTTGTCCGAGACCTCACCGAAGAGAGCGATGGCAATGCCACCGGTATCGGACTCGCTGACTTCACAACGACCCGCCTCGTGGATAAGATTGACCGACATTCTACTTATATGAACGGTATCACAGCACTTGGACCGCAGAAATCGAAAATCCCGTTCTACTACGACACGGATCGGGAGGCGATTGAAGTGGCACTCGACACCATTGGTCTCACGGAGCCGGAGGACGCACGGGTTATCCGTATTGAGAGCACCCTGAGATTAACGGAACTCGACATCTCTGAAGTGCTGCTTGAAGACGCGAAACTGCACTCAAGGTTAGAGGTTATCGGCGAGACGAAACCGCTTGCGTTTGACGCAGCAGGCAATCTATTACCGTTCTAA
- a CDS encoding 4-hydroxybenzoate octaprenyltransferase → MRKLKIILEMIKFEHTIFALPFAVMSAFIAADGLPALAKFGWILVAMVGARSCAMAFNRLADAELDAKNPRTAMRALPAGLITKSTVWGFTIASAGLLVFAAWQLNPLAFALSPVAIAVVMGYSYTKRFTALSHFWLGLSLSISPVGAWIAIQGSFALPPIILCLVVLLWTAGFDIIYACQDVNFDRKHGLHSIPAKIGIRWSLWFSSALHVIAVLLLLGLPLLVELGLFYYIGVGIVVLIFIYEHTIVKPTDLSRVNLAFFTLNGMISLVLMALSITDILFF, encoded by the coding sequence ATGCGGAAACTCAAGATCATCTTGGAGATGATTAAATTTGAACACACGATCTTCGCGCTTCCGTTTGCGGTCATGAGTGCCTTTATTGCTGCAGACGGGTTGCCTGCGCTGGCAAAATTTGGCTGGATTCTCGTGGCGATGGTGGGGGCGCGTAGCTGCGCGATGGCATTTAACCGACTCGCCGATGCCGAGTTGGATGCGAAGAATCCACGCACCGCTATGCGTGCGCTTCCTGCGGGTTTAATCACGAAGAGCACTGTGTGGGGTTTCACAATTGCGTCGGCGGGACTGTTGGTTTTTGCGGCGTGGCAACTGAATCCACTCGCCTTCGCACTGTCGCCTGTTGCAATTGCTGTCGTTATGGGGTACTCCTATACGAAGCGTTTCACTGCGCTCTCACATTTCTGGCTCGGACTTTCCCTCTCTATTTCACCTGTGGGCGCGTGGATTGCGATCCAAGGCAGTTTTGCGCTGCCCCCCATAATTCTCTGTCTCGTGGTGCTCCTCTGGACAGCCGGATTTGACATTATCTATGCGTGTCAAGATGTTAATTTCGATAGGAAGCACGGATTGCACTCGATTCCGGCGAAAATTGGGATTCGGTGGTCGTTATGGTTCTCGTCCGCTTTACACGTCATCGCGGTATTGTTACTCCTCGGACTTCCACTTCTTGTTGAATTAGGGCTCTTTTATTACATCGGTGTCGGGATTGTGGTGCTTATCTTTATCTATGAGCACACTATTGTTAAACCGACGGATCTGTCTCGTGTTAACCTCGCTTTTTTCACACTGAACGGCATGATTAGCCTGGTCCTGATGGCACTTTCAATCACCGATATATTGTTTTTTTAA